The proteins below are encoded in one region of Cytophagales bacterium:
- a CDS encoding thymidine kinase: MFIEPSNSSAINRRSGWVEVICGSMFSGKTEELIRRLNRALLAKQKVEIFKPKVDKRYSKNDIVSHNETTIKSTPVHFARDILLQCDDSEVIGIDEAQFFDPDIVLVTNELANRGKRVILAGLDMDFQGIPFEPMDKLMCIAEYITKVHAICMDCGNVASYSYRRGRSTKKVVLGEKDIYEALCRTCFQQKMSNG, translated from the coding sequence ATGTTTATAGAACCTTCTAATAGCTCTGCAATCAACCGCCGAAGTGGCTGGGTGGAAGTCATTTGTGGCTCCATGTTCTCCGGTAAAACGGAAGAACTGATCCGTAGACTGAATCGCGCATTGCTGGCCAAACAGAAAGTTGAAATATTCAAGCCCAAGGTAGACAAACGGTACTCCAAGAACGATATCGTTTCTCATAATGAAACGACAATAAAGTCTACGCCAGTGCATTTCGCCAGGGATATATTGTTGCAGTGTGACGACAGTGAGGTAATTGGGATCGATGAAGCACAATTTTTTGACCCGGATATAGTTCTAGTCACAAACGAATTAGCCAATCGCGGTAAACGTGTGATCCTGGCCGGACTAGACATGGATTTTCAAGGCATCCCATTTGAACCAATGGATAAGCTCATGTGCATCGCTGAATACATCACCAAAGTGCATGCCATCTGCATGGACTGTGGCAATGTGGCTTCCTATTCTTACCGGAGAGGGCGATCCACCAAAAAAGTAGTGTTGGGGGAAAAAGATATTTATGAAGCACTTTGTCGGACCTGTTTCCAACAAAAAATGAGCAATGGCTAG
- a CDS encoding 2Fe-2S iron-sulfur cluster-binding protein: MLRITVRNLLSKSIDCSDKNTKLLHILLQHTDVMHACGAKGRCTTCKVNVIAGQEGLPEDSEAERKFRQLGKLLDQERLSCQFIPVKDLEIEIPDVCKLPHLNYIY, from the coding sequence ATGTTGCGGATTACAGTTCGAAACCTATTAAGTAAATCTATCGATTGCAGCGATAAAAATACGAAACTGCTTCATATTTTGCTGCAACACACCGATGTGATGCATGCATGCGGGGCCAAAGGCCGATGCACCACATGCAAGGTAAACGTAATAGCCGGTCAAGAAGGTTTGCCAGAAGATTCGGAAGCTGAAAGAAAATTCCGACAATTGGGAAAACTTCTCGATCAGGAACGTCTTTCCTGTCAATTTATTCCAGTCAAAGACCTGGAAATAGAAATCCCCGATGTTTGTAAACTTCCTCACCTGAATTATATCTACTGA
- a CDS encoding 2-hydroxyacid dehydrogenase, translated as MNSKNPVKVAFFSTKSYDQEYFDQANQDLSITYFEASLDEQTVNLCEGYEVVCAFVNDKLDNAVLDRLHAYGIKLIALRCAGFNNVNLDVAKELGIKVVRVPSYSPEAVAEHAVALMLSLNRKTNKAYNRVREGNFSLHGLVGFDLYKKTVGVIGTGKIGQAFCRIMKGFGTRVLAYDLYPSEALAEDGVEYVSLEDLFKNSDVVSMHCPLTPDSSHLINEQTISMMKPGVMLINTSRGGLINTKDVIAGLKSRHIGYLGIDVYEQEESLFFKDLSAHIIQDDLIMRLISFPNVLITAHQAFLTQEALSEIARTTLENIHAFEQGELQNSVY; from the coding sequence ATGAATAGCAAGAATCCAGTGAAAGTCGCATTTTTTAGCACCAAGTCTTATGATCAGGAGTATTTTGATCAGGCGAATCAAGACTTATCCATCACCTATTTTGAAGCATCATTAGACGAGCAGACCGTCAATTTGTGTGAAGGATATGAGGTCGTTTGTGCATTTGTCAATGACAAGTTAGATAATGCTGTTTTGGACAGGCTTCATGCTTACGGGATCAAACTCATTGCGTTACGATGCGCAGGCTTTAATAACGTTAATCTTGATGTAGCCAAGGAACTGGGGATCAAGGTTGTTCGGGTTCCATCTTACTCCCCTGAAGCCGTGGCGGAACATGCCGTGGCATTGATGCTCTCCTTGAACCGAAAAACGAACAAAGCCTACAATCGGGTCCGGGAAGGTAATTTTTCCTTGCACGGATTAGTGGGATTTGATTTGTATAAAAAGACCGTGGGCGTTATCGGAACGGGTAAGATTGGTCAGGCTTTTTGCCGGATCATGAAAGGTTTTGGGACCAGGGTGTTGGCATATGACCTTTATCCTTCTGAAGCGTTAGCCGAAGATGGAGTGGAATATGTAAGTCTGGAAGATCTGTTCAAGAACAGTGATGTTGTTTCGATGCATTGCCCATTGACTCCTGACTCCAGTCATTTGATCAATGAACAGACCATCTCAATGATGAAGCCGGGTGTTATGTTGATCAATACCAGTCGTGGAGGGCTGATCAATACAAAAGATGTTATTGCCGGATTGAAAAGTCGACATATCGGCTACCTGGGCATCGATGTTTATGAACAGGAGGAAAGCTTGTTTTTCAAAGATTTGTCAGCGCACATCATTCAGGATGACTTGATCATGCGATTGATCAGTTTTCCAAATGTACTAATCACGGCACATCAGGCTTTCCTTACACAGGAAGCGCTATCTGAAATCGCCAGAACTACTTTGGAGAATATCCATGCTTTCGAACAAGGTGAACTTCAGAATTCTGTTTACTAA
- a CDS encoding co-chaperone GroES family protein yields MELTADNKLQKLIIVGDRVLIKPKADEEKTNSGIYLPPGVQEKEKVQSGYIVKAGPGFPIPLPMDDDDAWKGEEDQVKYVPLQAKEGDLAIFLQKSAFEVQYKGEKYFIVPQSSILMLEREEDLF; encoded by the coding sequence ATGGAATTGACTGCTGACAATAAACTTCAAAAGTTGATCATTGTAGGTGATCGGGTACTGATCAAACCTAAAGCCGATGAGGAAAAGACCAATAGCGGGATTTACCTCCCTCCCGGCGTACAGGAGAAAGAAAAAGTACAAAGTGGTTACATCGTAAAAGCGGGGCCAGGCTTCCCTATTCCCTTACCCATGGACGATGACGATGCCTGGAAAGGTGAAGAAGATCAAGTTAAGTACGTGCCTCTCCAGGCGAAAGAAGGAGATCTGGCAATTTTTCTGCAAAAAAGTGCCTTCGAAGTGCAATACAAAGGTGAAAAGTATTTCATCGTTCCTCAGAGTTCTATCCTGATGTTAGAAAGGGAAGAAGATCTTTTTTGA
- the rmuC gene encoding DNA recombination protein RmuC: MDLTMLGLLAMGLAAGASIGYLLFKLKAPQKEITEELQQAKLELKLEKERSERQSEDIGSLNSQLKEEREQLLRINSERATLEANYENMAKRLTEQKEELTALQDRFTAQFKNLANEIFEEKSLKFTNQNKTNLDELLKPLGQKLTEFERKVELTHKDHVERNVALREQISGLRELNKKMSQEAENLTRALKGDSRVQGNWGELVLERILEQSGLQKDREYFTQESITTEAGKRLRPDVIIRLPDNKNLVIDAKASLISYDRYINAENDEDRDRFLKEHMLSVKTHIRSLANKSYHQLFETGSLDYVLMFVPIEAAFALIIERGGELYNEAHSQNIVIVSPATLIATLRTVASIWKHEYQNRNALEIARQGGLLYDKFKSFVDDLVKVGQTLSTTKNTYDEAMKKLVTGKDNLVRKTERLKELGAQASKSIDDKVLTRAQAKTQLETPPEEQSEPETQANLFGG, from the coding sequence ATGGATTTAACAATGTTGGGTTTATTGGCGATGGGTTTGGCTGCAGGTGCTTCCATCGGTTATCTCCTGTTCAAACTAAAGGCTCCACAAAAAGAAATCACGGAAGAATTGCAGCAAGCAAAGCTTGAACTCAAACTTGAAAAAGAAAGATCCGAGCGACAATCCGAAGACATTGGTAGCCTCAACTCTCAGTTGAAGGAAGAGCGTGAACAATTGCTACGTATAAACAGTGAACGTGCGACGTTAGAAGCCAATTACGAAAACATGGCCAAACGACTGACAGAGCAGAAAGAAGAATTGACCGCTCTTCAGGATCGATTTACAGCACAATTCAAAAACCTGGCCAATGAAATTTTTGAGGAAAAAAGCCTGAAGTTCACCAATCAAAACAAAACCAATCTTGACGAGCTGCTCAAACCTCTCGGCCAAAAACTAACAGAATTTGAGCGGAAAGTAGAACTCACTCATAAAGACCATGTTGAGCGAAATGTGGCTTTGCGGGAACAGATCAGTGGCCTCCGGGAACTTAATAAAAAAATGAGCCAGGAGGCTGAGAACCTCACCAGAGCACTAAAAGGAGATTCCCGGGTGCAAGGAAACTGGGGTGAATTGGTATTAGAGCGCATTTTGGAACAATCTGGTCTTCAGAAGGACCGGGAATATTTCACCCAGGAATCCATTACCACGGAAGCAGGGAAAAGATTACGTCCTGACGTGATCATCCGCCTACCAGACAACAAAAATCTGGTCATTGATGCCAAAGCTTCTTTGATCTCCTACGATCGGTACATCAATGCGGAAAATGACGAGGATCGGGATCGGTTCTTAAAGGAACACATGCTTTCGGTAAAGACCCACATCAGAAGCCTGGCCAACAAAAGTTATCACCAGCTCTTCGAAACCGGATCTCTGGATTACGTACTGATGTTCGTTCCCATCGAAGCGGCCTTTGCACTCATCATCGAACGAGGTGGTGAACTCTACAATGAAGCACATAGTCAAAATATTGTGATCGTAAGCCCAGCTACGCTGATCGCAACATTACGAACAGTCGCTTCTATCTGGAAGCATGAATATCAAAACCGTAATGCCCTGGAAATTGCCAGACAGGGAGGTCTCCTATACGATAAATTCAAGTCCTTCGTCGATGATCTCGTGAAAGTGGGACAGACCCTTAGTACGACTAAAAATACGTACGACGAGGCCATGAAAAAACTGGTAACTGGTAAGGACAATCTGGTGAGAAAGACAGAACGGCTCAAAGAGCTAGGTGCTCAGGCCAGCAAATCCATCGATGATAAAGTGCTGACCAGGGCTCAGGCCAAAACGCAATTGGAAACGCCACCAGAAGAACAATCAGAACCCGAAACTCAAGCGAACCTTTTTGGTGGCTAA
- a CDS encoding NRDE family protein: protein MCLIAFALNEHPDYPLILVANRDEFYERPTSYADFWEDHPNVLGGRDLKGGGTWMGVTRAGRITAVTNYRDPQNISATAKTRGDLTKDYLISDTPALPYLEQVEKEAALYNGFNLLLFEAGKGYYFSNYGDKIRTLDKGVFGLSNALLDTPWPKLEKLKENFSQSIQSNIDVDSLLELLTDDQKASDEALPETGVPYEWEKALSSICIATPTYGTCCSTVILVDKSGNLSFTEKSFPVGARDAQSSSFNIKIADQ, encoded by the coding sequence ATGTGTTTGATAGCATTTGCCCTGAATGAACACCCTGATTACCCATTGATCCTGGTGGCTAATCGCGATGAGTTTTACGAACGCCCTACCTCCTATGCTGATTTTTGGGAAGATCACCCAAATGTGCTTGGTGGCAGAGACTTAAAAGGAGGTGGGACCTGGATGGGCGTGACCAGGGCAGGAAGAATTACGGCGGTTACCAACTACCGGGATCCCCAAAACATCAGTGCTACGGCAAAGACCCGTGGCGATTTAACCAAAGATTATTTAATATCTGATACACCAGCTTTGCCCTATTTAGAACAAGTCGAGAAAGAAGCTGCTTTGTATAATGGTTTCAATCTCTTGCTTTTTGAAGCTGGCAAAGGGTATTATTTTTCTAATTATGGCGACAAAATTCGAACCCTGGACAAAGGAGTCTTTGGGTTGAGCAATGCCTTATTGGATACGCCTTGGCCAAAGCTCGAAAAATTGAAAGAAAATTTCAGCCAGTCCATTCAATCCAATATTGATGTCGATTCCTTGTTGGAATTGCTGACTGATGACCAAAAAGCGTCCGATGAGGCGCTACCGGAAACCGGCGTGCCCTACGAGTGGGAAAAGGCGCTTTCTTCTATATGCATTGCTACACCGACCTATGGAACTTGTTGTAGTACCGTGATTCTGGTCGACAAATCAGGGAACCTGTCATTTACTGAAAAATCATTCCCGGTTGGCGCAAGAGACGCCCAGTCTTCATCGTTCAATATCAAAATAGCGGATCAATGA
- the gcvP gene encoding aminomethyl-transferring glycine dehydrogenase, with protein sequence MLVNLNKRAPFEHRHNGPDRNEQEEMLKAIGAESIDDLIQKTIPVNIRLKQDLNLPEALDEYQYLTKMKQVAQKNEVRNSFIGQGYYNCEVPTVILRNVLENPAWYTAYTPYQAEIAQGRLEALINFQTLVIDLTQMEIANASLLDEGTAAAEAMTMFFGLRKGAKKKSATKYLVDHRVFPQTLEVLKTRALPMGIEVEIVDIDKADLTSEEVFGVYFQYPDNDGEVIDRSSLTAAANENQVFVGVGTDLLALCLFEGPGKWGVDAVVGTSQRFGVPLGFGGPHAAFFATKEQYKRAVPGRMIGASKDAEGNDAFRMALQTREQHIKRERATSNICTAQVLLAVMSSMYAVYHGPAGLRDIALRVKGLAQTVADRLGQANVQVVNNRFFDTVKFISNDLDGLKARAAAKQVNVRYLEDNFVSISFDETHRLADAELILEVILGEATTISSEVNLGDDFRPQDYLQHSVFNSYQSEHEMLRYMKKLESKDLSLVHSMISLGSCTMKLNATTEMIPVTWSEFGDIHPYAPKEQTQGYQELIGELGTWLCEITGFHSVSFQPNSGAQGEYTGLMVIRAYHLHRGDTHRNIALIPSSAHGTNPASAVMAGMKVVIVKCDDEGNIDVEDLRAKATEHSANLAALMVTYPSTHGVFEASIIEICDIIHQNGGQVYMDGANMNAQVGLTSPANIGADVCHLNLHKTFCIPHGGGGPGMGPIGVVEHLAPYLPKRPTDEGLSSKITAVSSAEYGSASILPISHAYIAMMGGSGLTNATKIAILNANYIKSQISEAYPVLYSGENDTNAHELIIDCRHFKAAGIEVEDIAKRLMDYGYHAPTVSFPVPGTMMIEPTESETKAELDRFCSVMLAIRAEIEEVLIGVADKDNNVLKNAPHTQRVVLAEQWDKPYAREKAAFPLPELRFNKFWPAVSRIDSAYGDRNLICSCLPISSYEEVEEEVMA encoded by the coding sequence ATGCTTGTAAACCTGAACAAAAGAGCACCATTTGAGCACCGACACAATGGTCCTGACCGGAACGAACAAGAGGAGATGTTGAAAGCCATCGGGGCTGAAAGTATCGATGACCTCATTCAAAAAACTATTCCGGTTAACATCCGATTGAAGCAGGATTTGAACCTTCCTGAAGCACTGGATGAGTACCAGTACCTGACAAAAATGAAACAGGTAGCTCAAAAGAATGAAGTTAGAAATTCATTCATAGGGCAAGGCTATTACAATTGCGAAGTACCCACGGTTATTTTAAGGAACGTACTTGAAAATCCAGCATGGTACACGGCTTACACTCCTTACCAGGCAGAAATTGCACAAGGCAGACTGGAAGCTTTGATCAATTTCCAAACGCTGGTGATTGACCTGACGCAAATGGAGATCGCTAACGCTTCTCTATTAGACGAAGGTACCGCAGCCGCGGAAGCCATGACCATGTTCTTTGGGCTAAGAAAAGGAGCGAAGAAGAAATCAGCCACCAAATATCTGGTGGATCACAGGGTATTCCCACAAACCCTGGAGGTCTTGAAAACACGAGCCTTACCCATGGGGATTGAGGTTGAAATTGTCGACATTGATAAAGCTGACCTTACTTCTGAAGAAGTTTTTGGTGTTTATTTCCAGTATCCTGACAATGATGGCGAGGTGATAGACCGCTCCTCATTGACTGCAGCGGCCAACGAAAATCAGGTTTTCGTAGGCGTAGGTACTGACTTACTGGCGCTTTGCTTATTTGAAGGACCTGGGAAATGGGGAGTTGATGCCGTTGTAGGAACTTCACAAAGATTTGGCGTACCGCTAGGATTCGGTGGACCACACGCAGCTTTCTTTGCCACCAAAGAACAATACAAACGAGCCGTGCCTGGTCGAATGATCGGGGCGTCAAAAGATGCCGAAGGAAATGATGCCTTCCGCATGGCACTTCAAACACGTGAGCAACACATCAAGCGCGAAAGAGCCACTTCGAATATTTGTACGGCTCAGGTACTGTTGGCTGTCATGTCATCCATGTATGCCGTTTATCATGGCCCTGCTGGTTTGAGAGACATTGCGCTTCGCGTGAAAGGTTTGGCACAAACTGTCGCGGATCGACTTGGTCAGGCCAATGTTCAGGTAGTCAACAATCGCTTCTTCGATACAGTAAAGTTCATATCAAACGACCTGGACGGCTTGAAAGCACGTGCAGCAGCCAAACAAGTAAATGTTCGGTACCTGGAAGATAACTTCGTAAGCATTTCCTTCGATGAAACCCATCGATTGGCAGATGCTGAATTGATCCTGGAAGTCATTCTGGGTGAAGCAACCACTATTTCTTCTGAGGTAAACCTGGGTGATGATTTCAGACCACAAGATTACCTGCAACATTCAGTGTTCAATTCTTACCAGTCGGAGCACGAAATGCTTCGATACATGAAAAAGCTGGAAAGCAAAGATCTTTCTCTGGTTCATTCCATGATCTCTTTGGGTTCATGTACCATGAAATTGAACGCAACCACAGAAATGATCCCTGTTACCTGGTCAGAATTTGGAGATATTCATCCTTATGCACCCAAAGAACAAACTCAGGGCTATCAGGAACTGATCGGTGAATTAGGCACCTGGCTTTGTGAGATCACCGGTTTCCACAGTGTTTCATTCCAGCCGAATTCCGGAGCACAAGGTGAATACACGGGGTTAATGGTGATTAGAGCTTATCACCTACACAGAGGCGACACCCACAGAAACATTGCTTTGATCCCTTCTTCTGCACATGGCACCAACCCTGCAAGTGCGGTAATGGCGGGTATGAAAGTCGTCATCGTCAAATGTGATGACGAAGGCAACATCGATGTAGAAGATCTGCGGGCAAAAGCCACCGAGCATTCGGCAAACCTGGCTGCCTTGATGGTCACTTATCCTTCGACTCACGGCGTATTCGAAGCATCGATTATCGAAATTTGCGACATCATTCACCAAAATGGTGGACAGGTATACATGGACGGAGCCAACATGAATGCTCAGGTTGGTTTGACGTCTCCTGCCAATATTGGAGCGGATGTTTGTCACCTGAACTTGCATAAAACATTCTGTATCCCTCACGGGGGTGGAGGACCAGGTATGGGCCCTATCGGCGTAGTAGAGCACCTGGCACCGTATCTACCAAAACGCCCTACTGATGAAGGACTTTCTTCCAAGATAACGGCGGTTTCTTCGGCTGAATATGGTAGTGCGAGCATTTTACCAATCAGTCATGCTTACATAGCGATGATGGGCGGTTCAGGGTTAACCAACGCCACTAAGATTGCCATTTTGAATGCGAACTACATCAAATCTCAGATCAGCGAGGCATATCCGGTATTGTATTCTGGCGAGAACGATACCAATGCACATGAATTGATCATCGACTGTCGTCATTTCAAAGCGGCAGGAATAGAGGTAGAAGACATTGCAAAGCGGTTGATGGATTATGGCTATCACGCACCTACGGTATCTTTCCCAGTCCCTGGCACCATGATGATCGAGCCCACCGAAAGCGAAACCAAGGCTGAATTGGATCGATTCTGCTCCGTGATGCTAGCAATTCGCGCCGAGATTGAAGAAGTACTAATAGGAGTAGCGGACAAGGACAATAATGTGCTCAAAAACGCTCCACATACACAACGTGTCGTACTAGCTGAGCAATGGGATAAACCATATGCTCGAGAGAAAGCGGCCTTCCCACTACCTGAGTTGAGATTCAATAAGTTCTGGCCAGCAGTTAGCAGAATCGACAGTGCTTACGGAGACCGAAATCTGATTTGTAGCTGTCTACCCATCAGCTCTTACGAAGAAGTGGAAGAAGAAGTAATGGCTTAA
- a CDS encoding M28 family peptidase: MKLINLVWIVILFLAVETVAQDKRSLRYGKTITAADLRAKLSVLAHDSLEGRETGERGQIIAAQYIADKFKSYGLQPPVPMGDEMSYFQMLPLKQSTWANLYVRKDEEKVENLDGFVYFSQAETMGEEYIEAIFIGDGSNVKDLNVDGKFVASVNDVLTEQTMEEAKELGAKGVISIMEDESQFNSLRGRAGRFFRPRLRFDFDNNSDMLLIMNSEKARWLFGKSASELAIGDKASFILNADKVIVPKESMNVLGFLEGSEKPEEVLVITAHYDHIGIIGDQINNGADDDGSGTSSVLEIAEAFTTAAKKGKRPKRSILFMTVAGEEKGLLGSRYYTDVNPIFPLENTVANLNIDMVGRVDDAHTDNPDYIYVIGSDKLSSELHNLSEKVNNAFVGINLDYKYNDENDPNRFYYRSDHYNFAKNDIPVIFYFNGTHADYHRPTDTIEKINFEQMEKRARLVFYTGWEIANREKRIVLDEERIKVEGG; the protein is encoded by the coding sequence ATGAAGTTGATTAACCTAGTTTGGATCGTGATTTTGTTTCTGGCCGTAGAAACGGTCGCTCAAGACAAAAGATCATTGAGATATGGAAAGACAATTACGGCAGCTGATTTACGGGCAAAGTTGTCGGTGCTTGCTCATGATAGCCTCGAAGGGCGGGAAACCGGAGAAAGAGGACAAATAATCGCTGCGCAGTACATCGCTGATAAATTTAAATCTTATGGTCTTCAACCCCCAGTCCCCATGGGCGATGAAATGTCTTATTTCCAAATGCTTCCCTTGAAGCAATCAACCTGGGCCAATTTGTATGTGCGAAAAGACGAAGAAAAAGTAGAAAACCTTGATGGCTTTGTTTATTTCTCTCAGGCAGAAACCATGGGCGAGGAATACATTGAGGCCATTTTCATTGGGGACGGGAGTAACGTGAAGGACCTAAACGTAGATGGTAAGTTCGTTGCTTCGGTTAATGATGTTTTAACCGAACAAACGATGGAAGAGGCGAAGGAGCTTGGTGCCAAAGGGGTGATCTCCATCATGGAAGATGAGAGTCAGTTCAATAGTCTTAGAGGTCGTGCTGGTAGGTTTTTCCGTCCGAGGCTAAGGTTCGATTTTGATAATAATTCTGATATGCTGCTCATTATGAATAGTGAGAAAGCCAGGTGGTTATTCGGAAAAAGTGCTTCCGAATTGGCTATTGGAGATAAAGCGAGTTTTATTCTTAATGCTGACAAAGTGATCGTTCCGAAAGAAAGTATGAATGTGCTTGGCTTTCTGGAAGGCAGTGAGAAACCAGAGGAAGTGTTGGTTATTACGGCGCACTATGATCACATCGGGATCATTGGAGATCAGATCAATAATGGTGCGGATGACGATGGTTCAGGAACTTCCAGTGTATTGGAAATTGCAGAAGCTTTTACAACAGCGGCTAAAAAAGGTAAACGACCCAAGCGGAGCATCTTGTTTATGACGGTTGCGGGAGAAGAAAAAGGTCTACTAGGATCCAGATACTATACGGATGTAAATCCCATTTTCCCTCTGGAAAATACGGTAGCCAATCTCAATATTGACATGGTGGGCCGTGTAGATGACGCACATACCGATAACCCGGATTACATTTATGTGATTGGTTCCGATAAGCTGTCTTCAGAACTTCATAACCTCTCAGAAAAGGTAAATAATGCCTTTGTAGGGATCAACCTCGATTACAAATACAACGATGAGAATGATCCAAATCGGTTTTACTATAGATCAGACCACTACAATTTCGCTAAAAATGACATTCCCGTGATCTTCTATTTCAACGGCACCCATGCGGACTATCACCGGCCAACAGATACCATCGAAAAGATCAATTTTGAGCAAATGGAAAAACGGGCTCGATTAGTGTTTTATACCGGGTGGGAGATTGCCAACAGAGAGAAAAGAATTGTGCTTGATGAGGAGCGGATCAAGGTCGAAGGAGGTTGA
- a CDS encoding dihydroorotase, with amino-acid sequence MNTKKTYVIRNTNIVNEGKQQRADLLIKQGRIEQIDSTINVIGNVIEIDGESLLTMPGVIDDQVHFREPGLTHKAEIYTEAKAAVAGGVTSYMEMPNVVPQTLTQELLAEKYEIGRKNSLANYSFYMGASNDNIEEVLKTDVSNVCGLKIFMGSSTGNMLVDSEQTLNNIFSKVNMLIATHCEDEGTVRANTERAIAEFGENIPFTQHPIIRDETACYLSSSKAVELAKKHDTRLHILHISTGKETHLFGNDLPLAQKKITSEACIHHLWFSDEDYEKKGAFIKWNPAVKSANDRAQIWEALLDDRIDVIATDHAPHTLEEKGNSYLKAPSGGPLIQHTLVAMMDFYKQGKISLERIVEKMAHAPAICFQMEERGYVREGYWADLVMVKENDPWTVEKSNILAKCGWSPFEGHQFQSSVAKTFISGHLAWDEGKFDESIKGERLTFVR; translated from the coding sequence ATGAATACGAAAAAGACTTACGTCATTCGAAATACCAACATTGTTAACGAAGGAAAACAGCAACGAGCGGATCTGTTGATCAAACAAGGGAGGATTGAACAAATTGACAGCACGATTAATGTCATTGGTAATGTAATTGAAATTGATGGTGAATCTCTGCTCACGATGCCGGGTGTGATCGATGATCAGGTGCACTTTCGGGAGCCGGGTTTAACACACAAGGCGGAGATTTACACTGAAGCCAAAGCGGCTGTAGCTGGTGGAGTAACTTCTTATATGGAAATGCCTAACGTGGTGCCACAAACCCTTACGCAGGAATTGTTGGCTGAGAAGTATGAAATCGGGCGTAAGAATTCCCTGGCCAATTACTCCTTTTATATGGGTGCGTCCAATGACAACATAGAAGAGGTGCTAAAAACGGATGTGTCCAATGTGTGTGGCCTGAAGATCTTCATGGGTTCCTCTACTGGCAATATGTTGGTGGACAGTGAACAAACTTTGAACAATATCTTTTCAAAGGTCAATATGTTGATTGCGACACATTGTGAAGACGAAGGGACCGTGAGAGCGAATACCGAGCGTGCCATTGCTGAATTCGGTGAGAACATTCCGTTTACGCAACATCCGATCATCAGGGACGAAACGGCTTGTTATCTATCTTCGTCCAAAGCAGTTGAGCTGGCCAAAAAACACGATACACGACTTCATATTTTACACATTTCTACAGGTAAGGAAACCCATTTATTTGGCAATGACCTGCCATTGGCACAGAAGAAGATCACTTCAGAAGCTTGTATCCATCACTTGTGGTTTTCTGATGAAGATTACGAAAAGAAAGGCGCCTTCATCAAGTGGAATCCTGCGGTAAAGTCAGCGAATGACCGTGCTCAGATCTGGGAAGCCCTGCTTGATGATCGGATAGATGTTATTGCGACGGATCACGCACCACATACGTTAGAAGAAAAAGGCAATTCGTATTTAAAGGCACCTAGTGGCGGGCCATTGATCCAGCATACGCTGGTAGCAATGATGGATTTTTACAAACAAGGAAAGATCTCTCTAGAGCGCATTGTAGAGAAAATGGCCCACGCACCGGCGATCTGCTTTCAGATGGAAGAAAGAGGATATGTTCGGGAAGGATATTGGGCTGACTTGGTGATGGTGAAGGAAAATGATCCCTGGACCGTAGAAAAATCAAATATCCTGGCAAAATGTGGATGGTCACCGTTTGAAGGCCATCAATTCCAGTCAAGCGTAGCCAAAACATTTATTTCCGGTCATTTGGCATGGGACGAAGGTAAATTTGACGAATCTATCAAAGGAGAGCGATTAACTTTTGTTCGATAA